One region of Bacillota bacterium genomic DNA includes:
- a CDS encoding Asp23/Gls24 family envelope stress response protein — translation MAAKEDGEYTGKYPDIGAIRIADEVVAVIAGMTAIEVPGVAGMSSGIVGGIAEALGKKNLAKGIKVEMGEDEAVINISIIVDFGARIPDVAWEVQDNVKNAVEKLTGLKVLKVNVHVQGILFPSKKAAAEERNPES, via the coding sequence ATGGCGGCCAAAGAAGATGGTGAATACACCGGAAAATATCCCGATATAGGTGCGATTCGTATTGCTGACGAGGTGGTTGCGGTCATTGCGGGGATGACGGCCATCGAGGTGCCGGGGGTAGCCGGGATGAGCAGCGGGATTGTGGGGGGTATTGCCGAAGCGCTGGGAAAGAAAAACCTCGCCAAAGGGATCAAGGTGGAGATGGGTGAGGATGAAGCCGTCATCAATATTTCGATCATCGTTGATTTTGGGGCCCGCATTCCCGATGTGGCCTGGGAAGTGCAGGACAATGTTAAAAATGCGGTCGAAAAGCTTACCGGCCTGAAGGTGTTGAAAGTAAACGTACATGTACAGGGAATTCTTTTCCCGTCAAAAAAAGCGGCTGCCGAGGAAAGGAACCCGGAAAGTTAA